One Streptomyces sp. P9-A2 DNA window includes the following coding sequences:
- a CDS encoding inositol-3-phosphate synthase — translation MSAEPSLPTSSSPDPRFGVWFIGARGSVATTAIAGCAAVAAGLHPPTGMVTETPPFTSCGLPPLSSLVFGGHDTVDCPLPKRAEHLAAGGVLPHSLPSAVHAELVAADREIRPGGPLPGDTDDGSDRTQDEPIDVFAADIRDFVRRQGLAGAVVVNVASTEPASTEPASTEPASTEPAPAEGSLPPSSLYAAAALRAGCPYVNFTPSTGLHHPALASPAEASGLPWAGRDGKTGQTLLRSVLGPMFLQRALAVRAWSGTNLLGGGDGAALADPAAAAAKNAGKERVLADTLGTTPEGEVHIDDVPALGDWKTAWDHIAFDGFLGARMILQTTWQGCDSALAAPLVLDLARLVARARERGLSGPLSELGFYFKDPVGDGPSSLAEQYAQLRRFAGRLRDDADDHGTQR, via the coding sequence ATGTCCGCCGAACCGTCCCTGCCCACCTCCTCCTCCCCGGACCCGCGCTTCGGCGTCTGGTTCATCGGGGCGCGCGGATCCGTGGCCACGACCGCGATCGCGGGCTGCGCCGCCGTCGCCGCCGGACTCCATCCGCCGACCGGCATGGTCACCGAGACCCCTCCCTTCACCTCGTGCGGCCTGCCGCCGCTGTCGTCCCTCGTCTTCGGCGGCCACGACACCGTCGACTGCCCGCTGCCCAAACGCGCCGAACACCTCGCCGCCGGCGGCGTCCTGCCGCACAGCCTGCCGTCCGCCGTGCACGCCGAACTCGTCGCCGCCGACCGGGAGATCAGGCCCGGCGGTCCCCTGCCCGGCGACACGGACGACGGCTCGGACCGCACCCAGGACGAACCGATCGACGTGTTCGCGGCCGACATCCGCGACTTCGTGCGCCGCCAGGGCCTCGCGGGCGCCGTCGTGGTGAACGTCGCCTCCACCGAGCCCGCCTCCACCGAGCCCGCCTCCACCGAGCCCGCCTCCACCGAGCCCGCTCCCGCCGAAGGCTCCCTGCCGCCGAGCTCCCTCTACGCGGCGGCCGCCCTGCGCGCCGGCTGCCCCTACGTCAACTTCACCCCCTCCACGGGGCTGCACCACCCGGCGCTGGCCTCGCCGGCGGAGGCATCCGGCCTGCCCTGGGCGGGCCGCGACGGCAAGACCGGGCAGACCCTGCTGCGCTCCGTGCTCGGCCCGATGTTCCTGCAGCGCGCCCTCGCCGTGCGCGCCTGGTCCGGCACCAACCTTCTGGGCGGCGGCGACGGTGCCGCCCTCGCCGACCCCGCGGCCGCCGCCGCCAAGAACGCCGGCAAGGAACGCGTCCTCGCCGACACCCTCGGCACCACCCCCGAGGGCGAGGTCCACATCGACGACGTACCCGCGCTCGGCGACTGGAAGACGGCCTGGGACCACATCGCCTTCGACGGCTTCCTCGGCGCCCGCATGATCCTGCAGACCACCTGGCAGGGCTGCGACTCCGCGCTCGCCGCGCCGCTCGTCCTCGACCTGGCCCGACTGGTCGCCCGCGCCCGGGAGAGGGGCCTGTCCGGTCCGCTGAGCGAGCTGGGCTTCTACTTCAAGGACCCGGTGGGGGACGGCCCGTCCTCGCTGGCCGAGCAGTACGCGCAACTGAGGCGCTTCGCCGGGCGGCTGCGGGACGACGCCGACGATCACGGAACGCAGCGGTGA
- a CDS encoding SCO3242 family prenyltransferase: protein MSRTAAPARDTPAPAGSTAAGEAKAVDGPALGDTTTPLPGPTLRTSRPRSGRAGAWAELLRLPALFTVPGDALAGAAATGTRPGPRTLLAIGSSLCLYEAGMALNDWADRAEDAVERPHRPLPSGRIRPAAALTAAGALTGAGLALAAGAGRPALAVAAPLAATVWAYDLALKHTPAGPAAMAAARGLDLLLGAAATGGGTRAALPSAALLGTHTLAVTAVSRRETTGGSVLAPSAALATTGALTWLVTHRRTRLPAGRRAAAAPGLPGPGPAGRPPRATGVLATALGAAYAATAARPYFHAMLNPSPPLTQRAVGGGIRATIPLQAALAARAGSAGTSLLVAALAPAGRMFARRSGMRKVSIT, encoded by the coding sequence GTGAGCCGCACGGCCGCCCCGGCGCGGGACACGCCCGCGCCGGCCGGGTCGACGGCGGCAGGCGAGGCGAAGGCGGTAGACGGCCCGGCCCTCGGGGACACCACCACGCCCCTGCCCGGCCCCACGCTCCGCACCTCCCGCCCCCGCTCCGGCCGCGCGGGCGCCTGGGCCGAACTGCTGCGCCTGCCCGCGCTGTTCACCGTCCCCGGCGACGCCCTGGCCGGCGCGGCGGCGACCGGGACGCGCCCCGGACCCCGCACGCTGCTCGCCATCGGGTCCTCCCTGTGCCTGTACGAGGCCGGCATGGCCCTGAACGACTGGGCGGACCGCGCCGAGGACGCCGTGGAGCGCCCGCACCGCCCGCTCCCCTCCGGCCGCATCCGCCCGGCCGCCGCCCTCACCGCCGCCGGTGCCCTCACCGGTGCCGGACTGGCGCTCGCAGCCGGTGCGGGACGCCCCGCCCTCGCGGTGGCCGCGCCCCTGGCGGCGACCGTCTGGGCCTACGACCTCGCGCTGAAGCACACGCCCGCCGGTCCCGCGGCCATGGCCGCCGCCCGCGGACTGGACCTGCTCCTGGGCGCGGCCGCCACCGGCGGCGGCACCCGGGCCGCGCTGCCTTCCGCCGCGCTGCTCGGCACGCACACCCTCGCGGTCACGGCCGTCTCCCGCCGGGAGACCACCGGCGGTTCGGTCCTGGCCCCGTCGGCGGCCCTCGCGACGACGGGGGCGCTGACGTGGCTGGTCACCCACCGCCGCACCCGACTCCCGGCAGGCCGGCGGGCAGCAGCCGCCCCCGGTCTGCCGGGCCCCGGCCCGGCCGGGCGCCCGCCCCGGGCCACCGGCGTCCTGGCCACCGCCCTGGGCGCCGCCTACGCCGCCACGGCCGCCCGGCCCTACTTCCACGCCATGCTCAACCCCTCGCCCCCGCTCACCCAACGCGCCGTCGGCGGCGGCATCCGGGCCACGATCCCGCTCCAGGCCGCGCTCGCCGCCCGCGCCGGCTCGGCCGGCACCTCCCTGCTCGTCGCGGCCCTGGCCCCGGCCGGCCGGATGTTCGCGAGGAGGTCCGGCATGAGGAAGGTGAGCATCACATGA
- a CDS encoding sugar phosphate isomerase/epimerase family protein, translating to MSRNTDGVSAPPLRFGYGTNGLADLRLDDALALLADLGYDGVGLTLDHMHLDPLAPDLAARTHRIARRLEELGLGVTVETGARYVLDPRRKHGPSLLDPDPDDRARRVDLLLRAVRVAADLGAHAVHCFSGIVPDGTDEDTAWKRLAETLTPVLDAATTAGVPLAVEPEPGHLLATLADFHHLRRTLGDPEPLGLTLDIGHCQCLEPLPPADCVRDAAPWLRHVQIEDMRRGVHEHLPFGDGEIDFPPVLAALAATGYQGLTVVELPRHSHAGPHFAARSLPFLHTAARTAATVTGAGTASALAPSPGAPSATPEGSGTP from the coding sequence ATGAGCCGGAACACGGACGGCGTCTCCGCGCCCCCTCTCCGCTTCGGCTACGGCACCAACGGCCTCGCCGACCTCCGTCTCGACGACGCCCTCGCCCTGCTCGCCGACCTCGGCTACGACGGGGTCGGACTCACCCTCGACCACATGCACCTCGACCCGCTCGCCCCGGACCTCGCCGCCCGCACCCACCGGATCGCCCGACGGCTGGAGGAACTCGGTCTGGGCGTCACCGTGGAGACCGGCGCCCGCTATGTGCTCGACCCCCGCCGCAAGCACGGCCCGTCGCTGCTGGACCCCGACCCGGACGACCGCGCCCGCCGCGTCGACCTCCTCCTGCGGGCGGTCCGCGTCGCCGCCGACCTCGGCGCGCACGCCGTGCACTGTTTCAGCGGCATCGTCCCCGACGGCACGGACGAGGACACCGCCTGGAAACGCCTCGCCGAGACCCTCACCCCCGTGCTGGACGCCGCCACCACCGCCGGCGTCCCGCTCGCCGTCGAACCCGAACCCGGCCACCTCCTCGCCACCCTCGCCGACTTCCACCACCTGCGCCGCACGCTCGGCGACCCCGAGCCCCTCGGCCTCACCCTGGACATCGGCCACTGCCAGTGCCTCGAACCCCTCCCTCCCGCCGACTGCGTACGCGACGCCGCACCCTGGCTGCGCCACGTCCAGATCGAGGACATGCGCCGCGGTGTCCACGAACACCTGCCCTTCGGGGACGGCGAGATCGACTTCCCGCCCGTCCTCGCGGCCCTCGCCGCCACCGGCTACCAGGGCCTGACCGTCGTCGAACTGCCCCGCCACTCCCACGCGGGGCCCCACTTCGCCGCCCGTTCCCTCCCGTTCCTCCACACCGCGGCCCGCACCGCGGCGACCGTCACCGGTGCCGGCACGGCATCCGCCCTCGCGCCCTCGCCCGGCGCTCCCTCCGCCACCCCCGAAGGGAGCGGCACCCCGTGA
- a CDS encoding EboA domain-containing protein — protein sequence MPAAPAAAPALAAAPIDPAVTPLTELRRLLSARLDAAARAWLDRALDEAAAHPGTHGPISVWELRLAEAGRRCGAAHADAARVLILHAARAGTEELTRVYDQGTADERRAVLHALPHLVTGPEARPLVEDALRANDTRLVAAAVGPYCARHLDAHAWRHAVLKCLFTGVALDRVADLARRARGDGELARMLGDYADERTAAGRPVPEDLHRVRALALAPADSPADSASASASSISSHTTDDPHGKES from the coding sequence ATCCCCGCCGCCCCTGCCGCCGCCCCCGCCCTCGCCGCCGCTCCGATCGACCCGGCCGTCACCCCGCTCACCGAACTGCGCCGTCTCCTCTCCGCCCGTCTCGACGCCGCCGCCCGCGCCTGGCTGGACCGGGCCCTCGACGAGGCCGCCGCCCACCCCGGCACCCACGGGCCCATCTCCGTATGGGAGCTGCGCCTGGCCGAGGCCGGCCGCCGCTGCGGTGCGGCCCACGCCGACGCCGCCCGCGTCCTGATCCTGCACGCGGCCCGCGCCGGCACCGAGGAGCTGACCCGGGTCTACGACCAGGGCACCGCCGACGAACGCCGGGCGGTCCTGCACGCCCTGCCCCACCTGGTGACCGGCCCCGAGGCCCGCCCGCTCGTCGAGGACGCCCTGCGCGCCAACGACACCCGGCTCGTCGCCGCCGCCGTCGGCCCGTACTGCGCCCGGCACCTCGACGCCCACGCCTGGCGGCACGCCGTACTGAAGTGCCTGTTCACCGGCGTCGCCCTGGACCGGGTGGCGGACCTGGCCCGGCGGGCCCGCGGTGACGGCGAACTCGCCCGCATGCTCGGCGACTACGCCGACGAGCGCACCGCCGCCGGCCGCCCCGTCCCGGAGGACCTGCACCGCGTACGGGCCCTGGCCCTGGCCCCCGCCGATTCCCCCGCCGATTCCGCCTCCGCTTCCGCTTCCTCCATCTCGAGTCACACCACGGACGACCCCCACGGCAAGGAGTCCTGA
- a CDS encoding TatD family hydrolase, translating to MRLFDPHVHMTSRTTDDYEAMYGAGIRAVVEPAFWLGQPRTSPASFTDYFDALLGWEPFRAAQYGIAHHCTIALNPKEANDPRCTPVLDLLPRYLVKDNVVAVGEIGYDSMTPAEDTALAAQLQLAADHGLPALVHTPHRDKLAGLRRTLDVVRESALPTEHVLIDHLNETTVKEAKDSGCWLGFSVYPDTKMDEERMVAILRSHGPERVLVNSAADWGKSDPLKTRKVADLMLAEGFTEDDVDRVLWRNPVAFYGLSGRLALDVPAPEATHEGNSIQRGVPRDEPPRVAGVAAAEA from the coding sequence ATGCGCCTCTTCGACCCCCACGTCCACATGACGTCGCGGACCACCGACGACTACGAGGCCATGTACGGGGCGGGCATCCGCGCCGTCGTCGAACCCGCCTTCTGGCTCGGCCAGCCCCGTACCTCGCCGGCCTCCTTCACCGACTACTTCGACGCCCTCCTGGGCTGGGAACCCTTCCGTGCCGCCCAGTACGGCATCGCCCACCACTGCACCATCGCCCTCAACCCCAAGGAGGCGAACGACCCGCGCTGCACGCCCGTCCTCGACCTGCTGCCCCGGTATCTCGTCAAGGACAACGTCGTCGCCGTCGGCGAGATCGGCTACGACTCCATGACGCCCGCCGAGGACACCGCGCTCGCCGCCCAGCTCCAGCTCGCCGCCGACCACGGCCTGCCCGCCCTGGTGCACACACCGCACCGCGACAAGCTCGCCGGACTGCGCCGCACCCTCGACGTCGTACGGGAGTCCGCACTGCCCACGGAGCACGTCCTGATCGACCATCTCAACGAGACCACCGTCAAGGAGGCCAAGGACAGCGGCTGCTGGCTCGGCTTCTCCGTCTATCCCGACACCAAGATGGACGAGGAACGGATGGTCGCGATCCTGCGCTCCCACGGCCCCGAGCGGGTCCTGGTGAACTCCGCCGCCGACTGGGGGAAGAGCGACCCGCTCAAGACCCGCAAGGTCGCCGACCTGATGCTCGCCGAGGGCTTCACCGAGGACGACGTCGACCGGGTCCTGTGGCGCAACCCCGTCGCCTTCTACGGGCTCAGCGGCCGGCTCGCCCTCGACGTCCCCGCTCCCGAGGCCACCCACGAGGGCAACTCCATCCAGCGCGGCGTCCCGAGGGACGAGCCCCCGCGGGTGGCCGGCGTCGCCGCCGCGGAGGCGTGA
- the eboE gene encoding metabolite traffic protein EboE: MRFRHPDGSTVHLAYCTNVHPAETLDGVLAQLRDHCEPVRRRLGRDRLGIGLWLAKDAARALVTDPSALRGLRCELDRRGLEVVTLNGFPYEGFGAEEVKYRVYTPDWADPERLEYTTSLARLLAGLLPDDVVDGSISTLPLAWRTAHDTERAEASRLALRTLAERLDALQELTGRSLRIALEPEPGCVVETTHDAIAPLTAIGHDRIGICVDTCHLATSFEDPHTALDDLAGAGIPVVKSQLSAALHAEQPHLPEVREALRAFAEPRFLHQTRTSTAAGLRGTDDLAEALAGDTLPDGAPWRAHFHVPLHAAPTAPLTSTLPVLKTALTRLVGGPHPLTHHLEVETYTWQALPPELRPRGRAQLADGIAAELTLARDLLTDLGLKELP; the protein is encoded by the coding sequence ATGCGCTTCCGCCACCCCGACGGGTCCACCGTCCACCTCGCCTACTGCACCAACGTGCACCCGGCCGAGACCCTCGACGGTGTCCTCGCCCAACTGCGGGACCACTGCGAACCCGTCCGCCGCCGGCTCGGCCGCGACCGGCTCGGCATCGGCCTGTGGCTCGCCAAGGACGCCGCCCGCGCCCTCGTCACCGACCCGTCCGCCCTGCGCGGTCTGCGCTGCGAACTCGACCGGCGCGGCCTCGAGGTCGTCACCCTCAACGGCTTCCCCTACGAGGGATTCGGCGCCGAGGAGGTCAAGTACCGCGTCTACACACCGGACTGGGCCGACCCCGAACGCCTGGAGTACACCACCTCCCTGGCCCGCCTCCTCGCCGGACTGCTCCCCGACGACGTGGTCGACGGCAGCATCTCCACCCTGCCGCTGGCCTGGCGCACCGCCCACGACACGGAGCGTGCCGAAGCCTCCCGCCTCGCCCTGCGCACCCTCGCCGAGCGCCTCGACGCCCTCCAGGAGCTGACCGGGCGCTCCCTCCGCATCGCCCTGGAACCGGAACCCGGCTGCGTCGTCGAAACCACCCACGACGCCATCGCACCGCTCACCGCGATCGGCCACGACCGCATCGGCATCTGCGTCGACACCTGCCACCTCGCCACCTCCTTCGAAGATCCGCACACCGCCCTGGACGACCTCGCCGGGGCCGGTATCCCCGTGGTCAAGTCCCAGCTCTCCGCCGCCCTGCACGCGGAGCAGCCTCATCTGCCCGAGGTCCGCGAGGCCCTGCGCGCCTTCGCCGAGCCCCGCTTCCTGCACCAGACCCGCACCTCCACCGCCGCCGGACTGCGCGGCACCGACGACCTCGCCGAGGCCCTGGCCGGCGACACCCTGCCCGACGGGGCGCCCTGGCGCGCCCACTTCCACGTCCCGCTGCACGCGGCTCCCACCGCGCCCCTCACCTCCACGCTGCCCGTGCTGAAGACCGCCCTGACCCGCCTCGTCGGCGGCCCGCACCCCCTCACCCACCACCTCGAGGTCGAGACCTACACCTGGCAGGCCCTCCCACCCGAGCTGCGGCCCAGGGGACGCGCCCAGCTCGCCGACGGCATCGCCGCCGAACTCACCCTCGCCCGCGACCTGCTGACGGACCTAGGCCTGAAGGAACTCCCTTGA
- a CDS encoding nucleotide pyrophosphatase/phosphodiesterase family protein, with amino-acid sequence MGLTPRLLDHMPHLKRLGQSGSRAPLGTVLPAVTCAAQSTFLTGTLPSEHGIVGNGWYFRELGDVLLWRQHNGLVSGDKLWDAARRAHPGYTVANICWWYAMGADTDITVTPRPVYYADGRKEPDCYTRPAALHDELTEKFGTFPLFHFWGPGADLASSRWIIDATRHIMSTRHPDLTLCYLPHLDYDLQRFGPDDPRSLKAAADLDAALAPLLDDARAEGRTVVALSEYGITRVNRTVDINRALRRAGLLEVHTQDGMEYLDPMASRAFAVADHQIAHVYVRRPEDLDATRAALEGLPGIDQLLDDEGKKAHHLDHPRAGELVAVAEPDAWFTYYYWLDDERAPDFAQLVEIHRKPGYDPVELFMDPLDPYVKVKAATALARKKIGMRYRMAVVPLDPSPVRGSHGRLPASDDDGPLLICSLPRAVGDRVAATDVKQLLLQLAGLG; translated from the coding sequence GTGGGCCTCACCCCCCGCCTCCTCGACCACATGCCCCATCTCAAGAGGCTCGGCCAGTCCGGCTCCCGCGCACCGCTCGGCACCGTGCTGCCCGCCGTCACCTGCGCCGCCCAGTCCACCTTCCTCACCGGCACCCTCCCCTCCGAACACGGCATCGTCGGCAACGGCTGGTACTTCCGCGAGCTCGGTGACGTCCTGCTGTGGCGCCAGCACAACGGTCTCGTCTCCGGGGACAAACTCTGGGACGCCGCCCGCCGCGCGCACCCCGGCTACACCGTCGCCAACATCTGCTGGTGGTACGCCATGGGCGCCGACACCGACATCACCGTCACCCCCCGCCCGGTCTACTACGCCGACGGCCGCAAGGAGCCGGACTGCTACACCCGGCCGGCCGCCCTGCACGACGAACTCACCGAGAAGTTCGGCACGTTCCCCCTGTTCCACTTCTGGGGGCCCGGAGCCGACCTCGCCTCCAGCCGGTGGATCATCGACGCCACCCGCCACATCATGAGCACCCGCCACCCCGACCTGACCCTCTGCTACCTCCCTCACCTCGACTACGACCTGCAGCGCTTCGGCCCCGACGACCCGCGCTCCCTGAAAGCCGCCGCGGACCTGGACGCCGCCCTGGCCCCGCTGCTCGACGACGCGCGCGCCGAGGGCCGTACCGTCGTCGCCCTGTCCGAGTACGGCATCACCCGGGTGAACCGGACCGTGGACATCAACCGCGCCCTGCGCCGCGCGGGCCTGCTGGAGGTGCACACACAGGACGGCATGGAGTACCTCGATCCGATGGCCTCGCGCGCCTTCGCGGTCGCCGACCACCAGATCGCCCACGTCTACGTGCGCCGCCCCGAGGACCTCGACGCCACCCGGGCCGCCCTCGAAGGACTGCCCGGCATCGATCAGCTCCTCGACGACGAGGGCAAGAAGGCCCATCACCTCGACCATCCGCGCGCCGGCGAACTGGTCGCCGTCGCCGAACCCGATGCCTGGTTCACGTACTACTACTGGCTCGACGACGAACGCGCACCCGACTTCGCGCAGCTCGTCGAGATCCACCGCAAACCCGGCTACGACCCGGTCGAGCTCTTCATGGACCCCCTCGACCCGTACGTCAAGGTGAAGGCGGCCACCGCGCTGGCGCGCAAGAAGATCGGCATGCGCTACCGGATGGCGGTCGTGCCCCTCGACCCGTCACCTGTTCGGGGCAGCCATGGCCGCCTCCCTGCGAGCGACGACGACGGTCCGCTCCTCATCTGCTCCCTCCCTCGTGCCGTCGGAGACCGCGTCGCGGCCACCGATGTCAAGCAACTCCTGCTCCAACTCGCCGGACTCGGCTGA
- a CDS encoding sugar phosphate isomerase/epimerase family protein produces the protein MTSYSDPSRAEAVIASATDAPDEGLRRSLGVDRRRFLSTCTAVAAGAVALPVFGAAPALAHDRGRDHDHGHDHGHGGQVLVPPHKRGIILYTVRDATGRDPLSTDLPSGFREVFKQLARHGYRQVEFAGYNQHANAPGGASLESVAGARLLRSWLDDYGLRAQGNHGFIPSSWPLTTADLDTFKKHLEIANILGLDHMGTGGDPTGSSHRADWDVAADKWNALGAIARREGVKLYTHNHDGAYGFLLDRGPLDDQGRPTRSSGIRKLEYFLKVTDPKTVWLEMDIFWAHVAQYKFHTYTAHDGSTRRNVFDPAGLVARNSKRYPLFHAKDGVVSTTNGMGYEMVPFGTGVIDYTTFFSRVGQHDYRNPMIEDDNAPSATDPGQSLREAKIGYDNLAALRKRRR, from the coding sequence GTGACCTCGTACTCCGACCCCTCCCGCGCCGAGGCCGTCATCGCCTCGGCCACCGACGCCCCGGACGAGGGACTGCGCCGTTCCCTGGGCGTGGACCGGCGCCGTTTCCTCAGCACCTGCACCGCCGTGGCGGCCGGAGCCGTCGCGCTCCCCGTCTTCGGGGCCGCCCCCGCCCTGGCCCACGACCGCGGCAGAGACCACGACCACGGACACGACCACGGACACGGCGGGCAGGTGCTCGTCCCCCCGCACAAGCGCGGCATCATCCTCTACACCGTCCGTGACGCCACCGGCCGCGACCCCCTGTCCACCGATCTGCCCTCCGGCTTCCGCGAGGTGTTCAAGCAACTGGCCCGCCACGGCTACCGCCAGGTGGAGTTCGCCGGCTACAACCAGCACGCGAACGCACCCGGCGGCGCCAGTCTGGAATCCGTCGCGGGAGCCAGGCTGCTGCGCTCCTGGCTCGACGACTACGGCCTGCGCGCCCAGGGCAACCACGGCTTCATCCCCTCCTCCTGGCCGTTGACCACGGCAGACCTGGACACCTTCAAGAAGCACCTCGAGATCGCCAACATCCTCGGCCTGGACCACATGGGCACCGGCGGCGACCCCACCGGCAGCTCCCACCGCGCCGACTGGGACGTGGCCGCCGACAAGTGGAACGCCCTCGGCGCGATCGCCCGCCGCGAGGGCGTCAAGCTCTACACCCACAACCACGACGGCGCCTACGGCTTCCTGCTCGACCGCGGCCCCCTGGACGACCAGGGCCGGCCCACCCGCAGTTCGGGCATCCGGAAGCTGGAGTACTTCCTCAAGGTCACCGACCCGAAGACCGTCTGGCTGGAGATGGACATCTTCTGGGCGCACGTCGCCCAGTACAAGTTCCACACGTACACCGCCCACGACGGCTCCACCCGCAGGAACGTCTTCGACCCGGCCGGCCTGGTCGCCCGCAACAGCAAGCGCTACCCGCTCTTCCACGCCAAGGACGGCGTCGTCAGCACGACCAACGGCATGGGCTACGAGATGGTTCCCTTCGGAACCGGAGTCATCGACTACACGACGTTCTTCTCCCGGGTCGGGCAGCACGACTACCGCAACCCGATGATCGAGGACGACAACGCCCCGAGCGCCACCGACCCCGGGCAGTCGCTGCGGGAGGCCAAGATCGGCTACGACAACCTGGCGGCCCTGCGCAAGCGGCGCCGCTGA
- a CDS encoding OFA family MFS transporter: MTTTDLRTSVPYREVADANGRVYRLGETDIDIMGRKRKWMVILPWIGMMGISSAEYAFASAEDTLHTAHSWSSAHIFWMLGVWVFFQAAVAFPAGKLRESGQLPARWAMMCGAVGTLLGYVSLAFAPHVIVAYLGFGMFSGMGAGMVYATCVNMVAKWYPERKGGKTGFVNGGFAYGSVPFVFIFTGYMDLTNFRWVLVAVGVFLAGVVAGAGYFFKDPPKNWWPADIDPLKKPTDARTRRAMEKNPPAVHQYTPMEAWRTGRVGLMWFCLLCTSGVNIFGIAFQVPFGDDAGFAGGIVATAMSLKAIVNGTGRGVIGWLSDRYGRKQCLIFVCIVLGLSQYGILFSGNIGNLPLFLLFSSISGFGGGAIFPMFAAMTADYFGENNNATNYGLVYSSKLVSGLLGSGMGAVVVAAWDYAGAFVLAGSISLFAGCVAVFLHPPGRPKPRRISPNPQPLGDETA, encoded by the coding sequence ATGACGACGACCGATCTGCGTACTTCGGTTCCCTACCGGGAGGTGGCCGACGCGAACGGACGCGTCTACCGCCTCGGTGAGACCGACATCGACATCATGGGCCGCAAGCGCAAGTGGATGGTCATCCTGCCGTGGATCGGCATGATGGGCATCAGCTCGGCGGAGTACGCGTTCGCCTCCGCCGAGGACACCCTGCACACGGCCCATTCATGGAGCAGCGCGCACATCTTCTGGATGCTGGGCGTGTGGGTGTTCTTCCAGGCGGCGGTGGCCTTCCCTGCGGGCAAGCTGCGGGAGAGCGGGCAACTGCCGGCCCGCTGGGCGATGATGTGCGGCGCGGTGGGGACCCTGCTGGGCTATGTCTCGCTGGCCTTCGCACCGCATGTGATCGTCGCGTATCTCGGCTTCGGCATGTTCAGCGGTATGGGTGCCGGCATGGTGTACGCGACCTGCGTGAACATGGTCGCCAAGTGGTATCCGGAGCGCAAGGGCGGCAAGACCGGCTTCGTGAACGGCGGTTTCGCCTACGGTTCGGTGCCGTTCGTCTTCATCTTCACCGGCTACATGGACCTCACCAACTTCCGCTGGGTGCTGGTCGCGGTGGGTGTGTTCCTGGCCGGTGTGGTGGCGGGAGCCGGCTACTTCTTCAAGGACCCGCCGAAGAACTGGTGGCCGGCCGACATCGATCCGCTGAAGAAGCCGACCGACGCGCGCACCCGGCGCGCGATGGAGAAGAACCCGCCGGCCGTGCACCAGTACACCCCCATGGAGGCGTGGCGGACCGGCCGGGTGGGCCTGATGTGGTTCTGCCTGCTGTGCACGTCCGGGGTGAACATCTTCGGTATCGCCTTCCAGGTGCCCTTCGGTGACGACGCGGGCTTCGCGGGCGGCATCGTGGCGACCGCCATGTCCCTGAAGGCGATCGTCAACGGGACCGGCCGCGGTGTCATCGGCTGGCTCTCCGACCGGTACGGCCGCAAGCAGTGCCTGATCTTCGTCTGTATCGTCCTCGGGCTGTCCCAGTACGGCATCCTGTTCTCCGGGAACATCGGGAACCTGCCGCTGTTCCTGCTGTTCTCGTCGATCTCCGGGTTCGGCGGCGGTGCCATCTTCCCGATGTTCGCCGCGATGACCGCCGACTACTTCGGTGAGAACAACAACGCCACGAACTACGGCCTGGTGTACTCCTCGAAGCTCGTCTCCGGTCTGCTCGGATCCGGCATGGGTGCCGTTGTGGTGGCGGCCTGGGACTACGCGGGCGCGTTCGTCCTGGCGGGTTCGATCTCCCTGTTCGCCGGTTGCGTCGCGGTGTTCCTGCATCCCCCGGGGCGGCCCAAGCCCAGGCGGATCAGCCCGAACCCGCAGCCGCTCGGCGACGAGACGGCCTGA